Proteins co-encoded in one Bacillus horti genomic window:
- the sigF gene encoding RNA polymerase sporulation sigma factor SigF, whose product MDVDVKQNKKTKAYLDDKEVKTLISQSQNGDNEARDKLVESNIRLVWSVVQRFLNRGYEADDLFQIGCIGLLKSIDKFDLSYDVKFSTYAVPMIIGEIQRFLRDDGAVKVSRSLKELANRIRRVKDDLSKSLGRQPKVSEIAEALDITVEEVVFAQDAMRAPSSIHETVYENDGDPITLLDQISDDQELKWFDKFALKEAITTLSERERLIVYLRYFKDQTQSEVAERLGISQVQVSRLEKRILQHIKEEMNESNQ is encoded by the coding sequence ATGGACGTGGATGTTAAGCAAAATAAAAAGACGAAAGCCTATTTAGATGACAAAGAGGTTAAGACTCTCATTTCTCAGAGTCAGAACGGGGACAATGAGGCTAGAGATAAGCTTGTAGAGAGTAATATTCGTTTAGTTTGGTCTGTTGTCCAACGATTTTTGAATCGTGGCTATGAAGCTGACGATCTGTTTCAGATTGGCTGTATTGGCTTACTTAAATCAATCGATAAGTTTGATTTAAGCTATGATGTTAAATTCTCAACATATGCTGTACCTATGATTATCGGGGAAATTCAACGCTTCCTTAGAGATGATGGAGCTGTAAAAGTCAGCCGATCGTTGAAGGAGTTAGCCAATCGCATTAGGCGTGTTAAGGATGATTTATCTAAATCATTAGGTAGACAACCAAAAGTTAGTGAAATAGCAGAAGCCTTAGATATTACCGTTGAGGAGGTTGTTTTTGCCCAAGATGCTATGAGAGCTCCTTCCTCTATTCATGAAACAGTCTATGAAAATGACGGTGATCCTATTACCCTGCTAGATCAGATTTCTGATGATCAAGAGCTAAAATGGTTTGACAAATTTGCTTTGAAGGAAGCGATTACAACGTTATCAGAAAGAGAACGACTGATTGTTTATCTGAGATATTTTAAGGATCAAACACAATCAGAAGTGGCCGAGCGATTAGGTATTTCACAGGTACAGGTATCAAGGCTTGAGAAGAGAATTCTACAACATATTAAAGAAGAAATGAATGAATCAAATCAGTAA
- a CDS encoding stage V sporulation protein AE, whose amino-acid sequence MSVKQTRKIIMITDGDRVACKAVQQVAHDVGGRCISASAGNPTPLNGEQLVKQILQAVNDPVLVMFDDNGQGGYGMGEQAIRYVAQHPQIEVLGAIAVASNTEAVSGTHFDLAIDATGHLVQSAVDKDGHVEGVEGMSPALNQRIYGDTVDVLDQLDIPLIIGVGDIGKMEGHDHIRYGCPVTKKAVELILQRSGFNG is encoded by the coding sequence ATGAGCGTTAAACAGACTAGAAAAATAATAATGATTACTGACGGAGACAGAGTAGCTTGTAAAGCTGTTCAGCAAGTAGCTCACGATGTAGGTGGTCGTTGTATTTCTGCCTCGGCAGGAAATCCTACTCCTCTTAATGGAGAGCAGTTGGTGAAGCAGATTCTTCAAGCGGTCAATGATCCTGTCCTTGTCATGTTTGATGATAACGGGCAGGGAGGATACGGAATGGGAGAACAGGCCATACGATACGTAGCTCAGCATCCTCAGATAGAAGTGCTGGGAGCGATAGCAGTAGCCTCTAACACAGAAGCTGTTAGTGGGACTCATTTTGATTTAGCAATTGATGCAACTGGTCATTTGGTTCAGTCTGCGGTAGACAAGGATGGTCATGTAGAAGGTGTAGAAGGTATGTCCCCCGCGTTAAATCAACGAATATATGGGGACACCGTGGATGTTTTGGATCAATTAGATATCCCATTGATTATTGGGGTAGGAGATATCGGCAAAATGGAGGGTCATGATCATATAAGATATGGCTGTCCAGTAACAAAAAAAGCAGTGGAGCTTATCCTGCAACGGAGTGGTTTTAATGGCTAA
- a CDS encoding stage V sporulation protein AA, producing MNLDTKKIYIRLRHRIEVKMGQVVLLQDCCQFIASPSRIKKTVGTLPIYRVTPDDKHLVVLDIMKVIEALKSFFTDVEIESFGANQVIIEIVNQKNRPNMLLVLFVCLLLFVGSGLAIMNFHEDVSMLGVHQKIYKIITGEEKEHPLLLQIPYSIGIGIGMILFFNHLFKKRFNEEPSPLEVEMFLYQQNLDQYVAMFENKEAQKKLNDEPD from the coding sequence ATGAACCTTGATACAAAAAAGATATATATCAGGTTACGACACCGGATAGAAGTTAAAATGGGTCAGGTTGTCCTCTTACAAGATTGCTGTCAATTTATTGCTTCCCCAAGCCGAATAAAAAAAACAGTTGGAACACTCCCTATTTACAGAGTTACACCTGATGACAAGCATCTTGTAGTTCTGGATATTATGAAGGTTATTGAAGCATTAAAAAGCTTTTTTACTGATGTGGAAATTGAATCCTTTGGAGCCAATCAGGTCATCATAGAAATTGTTAACCAAAAAAACAGACCAAACATGCTTCTTGTACTTTTTGTATGTTTACTTCTCTTTGTTGGATCTGGACTTGCCATCATGAATTTCCATGAGGATGTAAGCATGCTCGGTGTGCACCAGAAAATATACAAAATCATTACAGGTGAAGAGAAAGAGCATCCTTTACTCTTACAAATCCCTTACTCTATAGGAATTGGAATAGGGATGATCCTATTTTTCAACCACCTTTTTAAAAAGCGATTTAACGAGGAGCCTAGTCCGTTAGAAGTAGAAATGTTTCTGTATCAACAAAACTTAGATCAATATGTAGCTATGTTTGAGAATAAGGAGGCGCAAAAAAAGCTGAATGATGAACCTGATTGA
- a CDS encoding peptidylprolyl isomerase, with product MKKGKIVLENGQEVTIDFFDQDAPNTVANFEKLANDGFYNGLTFHRVIPGFVAQGGCPQGTGTGGPGYTINCEINPNKHERGVLAMAHAGRDTGGSQFYITYAPQPHLDGGHTVFGKITSGMEYVDNVNQGDVMKEVKVWEE from the coding sequence TTGAAAAAAGGTAAAATTGTATTAGAAAACGGACAAGAGGTTACGATTGATTTTTTTGATCAGGATGCACCAAATACTGTAGCAAACTTTGAGAAGCTTGCGAATGATGGCTTCTACAATGGCCTTACTTTCCATCGTGTGATTCCAGGTTTTGTAGCACAGGGCGGTTGTCCTCAAGGCACGGGAACTGGTGGACCGGGGTATACGATTAATTGTGAAATTAATCCGAACAAGCATGAAAGAGGAGTTCTAGCTATGGCTCATGCAGGACGTGATACAGGTGGAAGTCAATTCTACATCACTTATGCACCACAACCACACTTAGACGGAGGACACACAGTGTTTGGGAAAATTACGTCTGGTATGGAGTATGTAGACAATGTTAATCAAGGAGATGTAATGAAGGAAGTTAAGGTTTGGGAAGAATAG
- the ehuC gene encoding ectoine/hydroxyectoine ABC transporter permease subunit EhuC, whose amino-acid sequence MQLIGSGILTTIQLLVYSSILAFIIAFIAGFGRLSKYALVRGITVIYVEFFRGTSLLVQLFWFFFVLPFFGIELSPLLVGVLALSMNYGAYASEIVRSSILAIPKGQTEAGIAINMTPRQRMWRIIIPQAIKLMLPGFGNITIELLKGTSLVVLIGISDVTYVFREILIPSGTGTQLQLYSVLLVIYFIIALPLIITARWLERRASMGRS is encoded by the coding sequence ATGCAACTAATAGGAAGTGGAATTCTTACAACGATACAGCTTCTTGTTTATTCCTCGATTTTGGCCTTTATTATCGCTTTTATTGCTGGCTTTGGACGATTATCCAAATATGCTTTAGTGCGGGGAATAACAGTCATATATGTTGAATTTTTTAGAGGAACATCTCTTCTTGTCCAGTTATTTTGGTTCTTCTTTGTTCTCCCCTTTTTTGGTATTGAGCTATCTCCCTTACTTGTAGGAGTGCTGGCTTTATCTATGAATTATGGTGCTTATGCCTCTGAAATTGTACGGAGTTCGATACTAGCAATTCCTAAGGGACAAACGGAGGCTGGAATCGCTATTAATATGACACCTAGACAAAGAATGTGGAGAATTATTATTCCTCAGGCGATTAAGCTAATGTTACCTGGGTTTGGGAACATTACGATTGAACTATTAAAAGGAACATCACTTGTTGTTCTTATTGGTATAAGTGATGTTACGTATGTATTTAGAGAAATTTTAATCCCAAGTGGTACAGGAACTCAGCTTCAGCTTTATTCCGTGCTATTGGTCATTTACTTTATTATTGCACTGCCATTAATTATTACTGCCCGGTGGTTAGAACGTCGTGCATCCATGGGGAGGTCGTAA
- the ehuA gene encoding ectoine/hydroxyectoine ABC transporter ATP-binding protein EhuA, producing MSIQAEKIEVPASMAESTESIVRYKKICKSFDEVEVLKELDLDIAPGEKVAVIGPSGSGKTTLARLLMTLEEPTSGVIEVDGQPLWHKEVNGELVPADQKHMRKVRSNIGMVFQQFNLFPHMTIIRNVTEALIHVQKVPKQKAISEAKQMLDKVGLSDKLDNYPEQLSGGQQQRVAIARALVLKPKIMLFDEVTSALDPMLVGEVLGVIKDIAKTGDMAMLLITHEMDFARDVADRIVFFDEGSIVEHGPPKEIFENPKTEKLQNFLSRFLNGNH from the coding sequence ATGAGCATACAAGCAGAAAAGATCGAAGTGCCTGCTTCTATGGCAGAGAGCACGGAGTCTATTGTTAGATACAAAAAGATCTGCAAGTCCTTTGATGAGGTAGAGGTATTAAAAGAGCTTGACCTAGATATTGCTCCTGGAGAAAAGGTTGCTGTAATTGGACCAAGTGGATCAGGTAAAACGACACTAGCTAGGTTGCTAATGACTTTAGAGGAGCCTACTTCAGGTGTAATTGAGGTAGATGGTCAGCCTTTATGGCATAAAGAGGTTAATGGTGAACTTGTTCCAGCTGATCAGAAGCATATGCGTAAGGTGCGTTCTAATATAGGGATGGTTTTTCAGCAATTTAATCTATTTCCGCATATGACCATAATAAGAAATGTAACTGAGGCATTAATTCACGTACAAAAAGTGCCTAAGCAGAAGGCTATTTCAGAAGCAAAACAAATGCTTGATAAGGTTGGTCTGAGCGACAAACTAGATAATTATCCTGAGCAGCTTTCAGGTGGACAGCAGCAGCGAGTAGCTATTGCCCGAGCGTTAGTATTGAAGCCGAAAATCATGCTATTTGATGAGGTGACATCTGCTTTAGACCCTATGCTAGTTGGTGAGGTTTTAGGTGTTATCAAGGATATTGCTAAAACTGGAGATATGGCGATGCTCCTCATTACTCATGAGATGGATTTTGCCAGAGATGTTGCGGATAGGATCGTCTTTTTCGATGAAGGATCTATTGTAGAGCATGGACCACCCAAAGAGATATTTGAGAATCCAAAGACGGAGAAGCTACAAAACTTCTTAAGTAGATTTTTAAATGGAAATCATTAA
- the ehuB gene encoding ectoine/hydroxyectoine ABC transporter substrate-binding protein EhuB — translation MKKNVLILLLLGLVMLAAACGGADSSSGAIDGDEIPVFEEGNGEDADGQTTLEKAQEDGFIKVGFANERPYAYATSSGELTGLNVEIAKAVFAKLGIEEVDGTLAQFGALIPGLQAGRYDVITAGMYITPERCAEVAFAEPEYSIGEGLAVAQGNPLNLNSYEDIIENSDATVAIMTGAIEETYLNNMGIGSGQIQNVNDNPSAIEALKAGRVDAITMTGPSLRDALDIHGDESIEIVEDFIQPEIDGESVRGFGSAAFRQADQDFVEAYNEGLAELMESGELLEIYEEFGFTDEELPGDMTAQQACGQ, via the coding sequence ATGAAAAAGAATGTATTGATTTTGCTATTATTAGGTTTAGTTATGCTTGCAGCTGCTTGTGGAGGTGCTGATTCATCATCGGGAGCGATTGATGGTGACGAGATCCCTGTTTTTGAAGAAGGTAACGGTGAGGATGCTGACGGGCAAACTACTCTTGAAAAAGCACAAGAAGATGGATTTATTAAAGTTGGTTTTGCTAATGAGAGACCCTATGCTTACGCAACCTCTAGCGGAGAATTAACGGGCTTAAATGTAGAAATCGCTAAGGCTGTATTTGCAAAGTTAGGTATAGAGGAAGTAGACGGAACATTGGCTCAATTTGGGGCTTTAATTCCAGGTTTACAGGCAGGAAGATACGATGTGATTACAGCGGGAATGTATATCACACCTGAGCGATGTGCAGAGGTTGCTTTTGCTGAACCAGAATATAGTATTGGTGAGGGCTTAGCCGTTGCTCAAGGGAATCCTTTGAATTTAAATAGCTATGAGGATATTATTGAAAACTCTGATGCTACCGTAGCGATTATGACAGGTGCTATTGAGGAAACATATTTAAACAATATGGGAATTGGCTCTGGTCAAATTCAAAATGTCAATGATAACCCTTCTGCTATTGAAGCATTAAAGGCTGGACGTGTTGATGCCATTACAATGACAGGCCCATCTTTAAGAGATGCACTAGACATTCATGGAGATGAGAGCATTGAAATTGTAGAAGATTTTATTCAGCCAGAGATTGATGGCGAAAGTGTTAGAGGCTTCGGCTCTGCTGCATTCCGTCAAGCAGACCAAGATTTCGTTGAGGCATACAATGAAGGATTAGCTGAATTGATGGAGTCTGGTGAATTGCTAGAGATCTATGAGGAGTTTGGCTTTACTGATGAAGAGCTCCCAGGAGATATGACGGCACAACAAGCTTGTGGGCAGTAA
- the lysA gene encoding diaminopimelate decarboxylase: protein MSSRLKHAINNNGHLEIGGMDTVELAQKYGTPLMVYDEQAIRERCRTFVDAFKEKKVKAQVAYASKAFNCVAICQLMEQEGLSLDVVSGGELYTALQAQFPSEKIHFHGNNKTKDELLLGLDAKIGCFVVDNFYELELLHKLASERNQQVNILLRISPGVEAHTHEYISTGQEDSKFGFDLASGQVKQALAKATQLPFYNVLGLHAHIGSQIFETEGFALAIEKMAKFLDESESELNWELSVLNVGGGFGIRYNEEDKPLAIHQYVYAICDKVQQLWSERNKPMPEVWIEPGRSIVGDTATTLYTVGSKKTVPGIREYLSIDGGMSDNLRVALYQAKYEAALANKMNEANDFTYTVAGKLCETGDVLIHDAQLPEAVEDDVLAVFCTGAYGYSMANNYNRMKRPAVLFVKDGHAQTVIKRETYEDIIKNDVAIFSKVISD from the coding sequence TTGAGCAGTCGGTTAAAGCATGCAATTAATAATAATGGTCACCTAGAGATAGGTGGTATGGATACAGTTGAGCTTGCTCAGAAGTACGGGACACCGCTAATGGTGTATGATGAGCAAGCCATCAGAGAGCGTTGTAGAACGTTTGTGGACGCATTCAAAGAAAAGAAGGTCAAAGCACAGGTTGCTTATGCTAGCAAAGCGTTTAATTGTGTAGCAATTTGCCAGTTGATGGAACAGGAGGGGTTATCCCTTGATGTGGTATCTGGTGGTGAATTGTATACGGCATTGCAAGCTCAGTTCCCATCTGAAAAAATACATTTTCATGGGAATAATAAAACGAAGGATGAGCTACTGTTAGGGCTCGATGCTAAAATCGGTTGCTTTGTTGTGGATAACTTTTATGAGCTAGAGCTATTGCATAAGCTAGCAAGTGAACGCAATCAGCAGGTGAACATTCTACTTAGAATTTCTCCAGGGGTAGAAGCTCACACCCATGAGTATATTTCAACGGGTCAAGAGGACTCTAAGTTTGGCTTTGATTTAGCTAGTGGTCAGGTAAAGCAGGCGTTAGCCAAGGCGACACAGCTTCCTTTCTACAATGTGCTTGGTCTTCATGCTCACATTGGTTCTCAAATATTTGAGACGGAGGGCTTTGCTCTAGCCATTGAGAAGATGGCAAAGTTTCTCGATGAATCAGAATCAGAGCTAAATTGGGAGTTGTCTGTTCTTAATGTGGGTGGCGGCTTTGGAATCAGATACAATGAAGAAGACAAACCCTTGGCTATTCATCAGTATGTCTATGCGATCTGTGATAAAGTACAGCAGCTCTGGAGTGAACGAAATAAACCGATGCCTGAGGTATGGATTGAACCAGGAAGAAGCATCGTAGGAGATACAGCTACTACCCTTTATACGGTCGGTTCGAAAAAGACAGTACCTGGAATTAGAGAGTATTTGTCTATCGACGGGGGAATGAGTGATAATCTTCGAGTAGCCTTATACCAAGCGAAATATGAAGCAGCATTAGCTAATAAAATGAATGAGGCTAACGATTTTACTTATACAGTAGCTGGAAAGCTTTGTGAAACAGGAGATGTATTGATTCACGATGCTCAATTACCTGAAGCTGTTGAAGATGACGTATTGGCTGTTTTCTGTACAGGCGCATATGGCTATTCGATGGCTAATAATTACAATCGAATGAAGAGACCTGCAGTTCTTTTTGTGAAAGATGGTCATGCACAAACAGTGATTAAACGGGAAACGTATGAAGATATAATTAAAAATGATGTGGCTATTTTTAGTAAAGTAATTTCTGACTAG
- the ehuD gene encoding ectoine/hydroxyectoine ABC transporter permease subunit EhuD, giving the protein MNTTIWSWEYAFSIFPFLFKAMWVTLSATVLGFIFAAVLGLILALGRRSRFKIISWPIIGFIEFVRSTPLLVQLFFLYIALPQIPYIGIALPAFTAGVLGLGIHYSTYLSEIYRSGIESIEKGQWEASTAVNFSKVQTWTKVILPQAVPPIIPMLGNYLIVMFKETPLLMSITVVEMLQVALTIGSASWRYIEPITLVGLLFLLLSYPSALFVRWLENRVNRRFDNKKKVPKKEVIQ; this is encoded by the coding sequence ATGAATACTACAATTTGGAGCTGGGAATACGCTTTTTCCATTTTTCCTTTCCTCTTTAAGGCGATGTGGGTTACGCTATCGGCTACAGTGCTTGGCTTTATCTTCGCTGCTGTGTTAGGACTGATCTTAGCGCTTGGAAGACGCTCAAGGTTTAAAATCATTTCTTGGCCGATCATTGGCTTTATTGAGTTTGTAAGGAGTACACCTTTACTGGTGCAGTTATTCTTCCTCTATATTGCTTTACCGCAAATTCCTTATATCGGTATTGCTTTGCCTGCTTTTACAGCAGGTGTTCTAGGATTAGGTATTCATTACAGTACGTATCTTTCCGAAATATACCGGTCAGGTATTGAATCTATCGAAAAGGGACAATGGGAAGCAAGTACAGCCGTTAATTTCTCAAAGGTACAGACCTGGACAAAAGTTATTCTACCTCAGGCGGTTCCTCCTATTATTCCGATGCTTGGAAATTATCTTATCGTCATGTTTAAGGAGACACCGTTGTTAATGTCTATAACAGTTGTAGAGATGCTACAGGTTGCCCTTACGATTGGTTCAGCATCATGGAGATATATTGAGCCGATTACTTTAGTAGGACTACTATTCCTATTATTAAGCTATCCATCTGCTTTATTTGTTAGGTGGTTAGAGAATCGAGTCAATAGACGCTTTGACAATAAGAAAAAAGTCCCTAAGAAGGAAGTGATTCAATGA
- a CDS encoding spore germination protein — MAKETKVKQPIYKKLDDIYSYLEDRLDLKINYDVGCRSFKVGNRNIQLYYVNGLTDTDFVIQLMRRISNEDDRTLSYQGVYDELVEQLLTHVQVEPIEDMDEAVDNLLSGLLVIFGEAWEKALVIDVRFYPGRTPEEPDTERVVRGARDGYTENIVLNTALTRRRIRDERLRMEMTQVGERSKTDICICYIKDIANAYLVAEIKSLISKIDIDGIPMGEKAIEEFVIKQGYNPFPKVRFTERPDVAAAQLFEGHVLIMVDTSPSVIIMPTTFFHHLQHAEEFRQAPALGVYVRWIRFFGIFVSIFLLPLWMLFVTNPDLLPDQLSFIGVGEKDYVIPIFFQFLIAELGIDLMRMAAIHTPSPLATAMGLVAAILIGEIAIDVGLFVSEVILYLSVAAIGMFATPSYELSLANKMVRIFLLCMVYIFKLPGFVLGVTAVILYLTLMKSLKTPYMWPLIPFNLKALLTIVLRFTSSMNKTRPSIVHTPNKRKQPKP; from the coding sequence ATGGCTAAAGAAACAAAGGTAAAGCAACCTATTTATAAGAAGCTGGATGATATATATAGCTATCTTGAAGATCGGCTTGATTTAAAAATCAATTATGATGTAGGCTGTCGCTCCTTTAAGGTAGGAAACCGAAATATTCAGCTTTATTATGTAAATGGTTTAACGGATACTGACTTTGTCATTCAACTAATGAGAAGAATTTCTAACGAGGACGATAGAACCCTTAGCTATCAAGGTGTATACGACGAACTTGTCGAACAGTTGCTTACTCATGTTCAGGTAGAGCCCATTGAGGATATGGATGAAGCTGTGGATAATTTGCTATCTGGTCTCTTAGTCATTTTTGGAGAAGCGTGGGAAAAAGCACTTGTTATTGATGTGCGCTTCTATCCCGGCCGTACACCTGAGGAACCTGATACAGAACGTGTTGTCCGAGGAGCAAGGGATGGCTACACAGAAAATATTGTGTTAAATACCGCCTTAACACGTAGAAGGATTCGAGATGAACGACTCCGTATGGAAATGACTCAGGTAGGAGAAAGATCCAAAACAGATATTTGCATTTGCTATATTAAAGACATTGCAAATGCTTATTTAGTAGCAGAAATTAAATCATTGATCAGTAAGATAGATATTGATGGAATTCCTATGGGAGAGAAAGCAATAGAGGAATTCGTCATCAAGCAAGGGTACAATCCATTTCCTAAAGTCAGATTTACGGAGCGGCCTGATGTAGCAGCGGCTCAGCTTTTTGAAGGGCATGTTTTAATCATGGTGGATACCTCCCCATCCGTCATCATAATGCCTACCACTTTTTTTCATCACCTACAGCATGCTGAAGAGTTTAGACAGGCTCCAGCTCTAGGGGTGTATGTGCGCTGGATTCGCTTTTTCGGGATTTTTGTTTCCATTTTTCTTTTACCCCTCTGGATGTTATTTGTGACGAATCCAGATTTACTCCCTGATCAGCTTTCCTTTATCGGGGTAGGCGAGAAGGATTATGTAATCCCTATTTTCTTTCAATTTCTCATTGCTGAATTAGGAATTGATTTAATGAGGATGGCCGCTATTCACACCCCTTCTCCTTTAGCTACAGCTATGGGTCTAGTTGCAGCCATTTTGATTGGAGAAATAGCTATAGATGTTGGTCTTTTTGTCAGCGAAGTCATCCTATACCTCTCTGTTGCAGCCATTGGGATGTTTGCTACTCCTTCCTATGAGCTTAGTTTAGCGAATAAGATGGTTAGGATTTTCCTGTTATGTATGGTGTATATCTTCAAATTACCAGGCTTTGTACTCGGAGTAACGGCTGTCATTCTTTATTTAACCTTAATGAAATCCTTAAAAACCCCATATATGTGGCCATTAATTCCGTTTAATTTAAAGGCACTCCTTACCATTGTATTGCGTTTTACTTCGTCTATGAATAAAACAAGACCAAGCATTGTTCATACACCTAACAAGCGTAAGCAGCCCAAGCCATGA
- the spoIIAA gene encoding anti-sigma F factor antagonist, which yields MSLQIDLSKHSDVLIVRLVGELDHHTADSVREQVEQKIEYEGVRHILLNLEDLSFMDSSGLGVILGRYKHITQLGGKMIICAISPSIYRLFEMSGLFKILKIVDSEEQALEYLGVAS from the coding sequence TTGAGTTTACAGATTGATCTATCCAAACATAGTGATGTGCTCATAGTGAGATTAGTAGGAGAGCTAGATCATCATACTGCCGATTCTGTAAGAGAACAGGTTGAACAGAAAATAGAATATGAAGGTGTTCGGCATATTCTATTAAACCTTGAAGACCTTTCTTTTATGGATAGCTCTGGTTTAGGAGTTATCCTTGGGCGATACAAGCACATTACTCAGCTCGGTGGCAAAATGATTATTTGTGCCATTTCTCCAAGTATCTATCGCTTATTTGAAATGTCTGGTCTGTTTAAGATTCTTAAGATCGTAGATTCCGAGGAGCAAGCCTTAGAGTATCTGGGGGTGGCATCATGA
- the spoIIAB gene encoding anti-sigma F factor: MSKNVMELRFSAKSENEAFARVTVASFVSQLDPTMEELTDIKTVVSEAVTNAIIHGYEENEEGMIYISTVLDKNVISIVIKDEGQGIEDIDLARQPLYTTKPEMERSGMGFTIMENFMDSVEIVTGKEKGTTIKLTKKLTTNEALIN; this comes from the coding sequence ATGAGTAAAAATGTGATGGAACTCAGATTCTCAGCTAAAAGTGAAAATGAAGCGTTTGCTAGGGTGACTGTAGCGTCGTTTGTCTCTCAGCTTGATCCTACGATGGAGGAGCTGACTGATATAAAGACAGTAGTTTCTGAAGCTGTCACAAATGCGATTATACATGGCTATGAAGAGAATGAAGAAGGTATGATTTACATCAGTACGGTGCTAGATAAAAACGTGATTTCGATTGTCATTAAGGACGAAGGCCAGGGTATAGAGGATATTGATTTGGCTAGACAGCCTTTGTACACAACAAAGCCCGAGATGGAACGTTCAGGTATGGGATTTACCATTATGGAAAATTTCATGGATTCTGTTGAAATTGTAACAGGCAAAGAAAAAGGAACAACAATAAAACTAACTAAGAAATTAACCACGAATGAAGCCTTAATTAATTAA
- a CDS encoding stage V sporulation protein AB — MNLIEIGLLLLVGVSGGIIVGTGLVALLTVLGVVPRLTQLTKTHKYIHLYQYMIVLGSVFWTWSGLHEIHFHLSRTLTALHGMLAGIFVGMLAAALTEVLNVLPILAKRIKVVEKIIWLLMAMVFGKIFGSLFHWIYFVPFS, encoded by the coding sequence ATGAACCTGATTGAAATTGGCCTCCTTTTGTTGGTTGGAGTGTCAGGTGGAATTATTGTTGGTACAGGTTTAGTAGCTCTGTTAACTGTATTAGGTGTTGTTCCACGCCTTACACAGCTGACCAAAACTCATAAATACATTCATCTATATCAGTATATGATCGTTCTTGGATCCGTTTTTTGGACTTGGTCTGGCTTGCATGAGATTCACTTTCATTTAAGTCGAACATTAACGGCTCTTCACGGAATGCTGGCTGGAATTTTTGTAGGTATGCTGGCGGCTGCATTAACTGAAGTATTAAACGTTCTCCCTATTTTGGCAAAAAGGATCAAGGTTGTAGAGAAGATAATCTGGCTACTCATGGCTATGGTGTTCGGAAAGATTTTTGGTTCGTTGTTTCACTGGATCTATTTTGTTCCATTTTCATAA
- a CDS encoding PadR family transcriptional regulator: MDKTNLIKGSLEMCVLSILQKGKSYGYEIMKELERFNLELKGEGSIYPILTKLKDKQLVHVTRELTDQGRARVYYEINEAGQQYLQRKIEEWMTVQRDIQTLLNEFGHQMEGRS; this comes from the coding sequence ATGGATAAAACAAATTTAATTAAAGGTAGCCTAGAAATGTGTGTGTTGAGTATTTTACAGAAAGGAAAAAGCTATGGTTACGAGATCATGAAGGAGCTTGAGCGATTTAATCTAGAATTAAAAGGGGAGGGTAGTATTTATCCAATTCTTACAAAGCTGAAGGATAAGCAGCTTGTACATGTTACACGGGAGCTTACCGATCAGGGAAGAGCGAGAGTCTACTATGAAATCAATGAAGCAGGACAACAGTATCTTCAACGAAAAATAGAAGAGTGGATGACGGTCCAAAGGGATATTCAAACATTGTTGAACGAGTTTGGTCATCAAATGGAGGGAAGATCATAA